The following are encoded in a window of Salmo trutta chromosome 9, fSalTru1.1, whole genome shotgun sequence genomic DNA:
- the LOC115200285 gene encoding myosin regulatory light chain 2, skeletal muscle isoform-like gives MFEQSQIQEYKEAFTIIDQNRDGIISKDNLRDVLATMGQLNTSNEELEAMVKEASSPINFTVFLTMFGEKLKGADPEDVIVSKVLDPGATGFIKKEFLEELLTTQCDRFTAEEMTNLWAAFPPDVAGNVDYKNICYVITHGEDKDEA, from the coding sequence ATGTTTGAGCAGAGTCAGATCCAGGAGTACAAGGAGGCTTTCACAATCATTGACCAGAACAGAGATGGCATAATCAGCAAGGACAATCTTAGGGACGTGCTGGCCACCATGGGTCAACTGAACACGAGTAATGAGGAGCTGGAAGCCATGGTCAAGGAGGCCAGCAGTCCCATCAACTTCACCGTCTTTCTCACCATGTTCGGCGAGAAGCTGAAGGGTGCTGATCCTGAGGACGTTATCGTGAGCAAGGTCCTGGACCCAGGGGCTACCGGCTTCATCAAGAAGGAATTCCTTGAGGAGCTCCTGACCACTCAGTGCGACAGGTTCACCGCTGAGGAGATGACCAACCTATGGGCTGCCTTCCCCCCAGATGTGGCTGGCAATGTAGACTACAAGAACATCTGCTATGTCATCACACACGGAGAGGATAAGGACGAAGCGTAA
- the LOC115200284 gene encoding tissue-type plasminogen activator isoform X1 encodes MTIVSRGKFRTSNIPYTRTRKDPDTTMARVLGLLLLLSALCCSLADNVELRHTKRGTRYYKERCVDVQSAVVRGVGDTWLRWRGQRGERCTCASRGRQRCHYVPVITCYQSRCYNGGTCKEAVYSADYLCQCPPGFTGAQCEINTTEKCVVGQGKGYRGTWSISRTGSECINWNSTALRGKKFTAKRPEANSLGLGNHNYCRNPSDDTKPWCHVYKGTQIAWEYCTLSSCPADQSPAECVQGSGQTYRGTTAITKRGYSCLAWDSPLITHRFYNAWNSEARELGLGSHNFCRNPDGHSGPWCHIYRNMKLTWERCNITKCRRRPTTITTLGPRAPTTTNNNRGTCGQRADNNHSHPSFRILGGARQSDITEQPWQAAINVFRSTYKAHIFLCGGVLIDSCWVLSAAHCFEEGFKPEHLQVVLGQTFRKNSSSSDQIFEVEKYWTHEKYNEETFDNDIVLLKLKSDIGLCAVNSPEVMPACLPDPGLVLPDWTECEISGYGKEKEFDAMYSKRVKRGHVRLWPQDRCVPNVLSGRLVTSNMLCAGDTRGLDDACKGDSGGPLVCPKDGRMTLMGLISWGDGCGKKDTPGVYTRVTQYTDWISSKKQETGQ; translated from the exons ATGACAATTGTTTCTAGAGGGAAATTCAGAACTAGCAACATACCATACACAAGGACAAG AAAAGATCCAGACACAACCATGGCCAGAGTATTGGGACTGCTGCTCCTCCTGTCAGCTCTCTGCTGCTCCCTAGCAGACAAT GTTGAGCTTCGTCACACCAAGAGAGGGACAAGATACTATAAAG AGCGGTGTGTGGATGTCCAGTCGGCTGTGGTGCGTGGTGTTGGGGACACGTGGTTGAGATGGAGGGGCCAGCGTGGGGAGCGCTGCACCTGTGCATCACGAGGACGACAGCGCTGTCACTATGTGCCAGTCATCA ccTGCTATCAGTCAAGGTGCTACAACGGGGGAACCTGTAAGGAGGCAGTCTACTCCGCTGACTACCTGTGCCAGTGTCCACCAGGCTTCACTGGGGCTCAGTGTGAGATCA aCACCACTGAGAAGTGTGTGGTGGGCCAGGGTAAAGGGTACCGTGGTACGTGGAGTATCAGTCGGACCGGCTCAGAGTGTATCAACTGGAACTCCACAGCCCTCAGAGGGAAGAAGTTCACAGCTAAGAGACCAGAGGCGAACAGCCTGGGGCTGGGAAACCACAACtactgcag GAATCCAAGCGATGATACTAAGCCATGGTGTCATGTCTACAAGGGAACCCAGATAGCCTGGGAGTACTGTACTCTCTCTAGCTGCCCTGCAG ACCAGAGCCCTGCGGAGTGTGTTCAGGGCTCAGGGCAGACGTACAGGGGGACGACGGCCATCACTAAGAGGGGCTACAGCTGTCTTGCCTGGGACTCACCTCTCATCACCCACAGGTTCTACAACGCATGGAACTCTGAGGCCAGAGAGCTGGGGCTAGGAAGTCACAACTTCTGCAG GAACCCAGATGGTCATTCCGGCCCCTGGTGTCACATCTACAGAAACATGAAGCTGACCTGGGAGCGCTGTAACATCACCAAATGCC GGAGGAGacctactaccatcactactctAGGCCCCCGggcccccaccaccaccaacaacaacagag GTACCTGTGGACAGCGTGCTGACAACAATCACAGTCACCCATCCTTCCGTATCCTGGGGGGGGCCCGGCAGAGTGACATCACAGAGCAGCCATGGCAGGCAGCAATCAACGTGTTCCGGTCCACATACAAAGCACACATCTTCCTGTGTGGAGGGGTCCTCATAGACTCCTGTTGGGTCCTCTCTGCTGCACACTGCTTCGAGGAGGG GTTTAAACCAGAGCATCTGCAAGTGGTTCTGGGTCAGACGTTTCGTAAGAACTCCTCCAGCAGTGACCAGATCTTTGAGGTGGAGAAGTACTGGACCCATGAGAAATACAACGAGGAAACCTTTGACAACGACATTG TCTTACTGAAGTTGAAGAGTGATATTGGCCTGTGTGCTGTGAACTCCCCGGAGGTCATGCCCGCCTGTCTGCCTGACCCAGGCCTGGTCCTGCCTGACTGGACTGAGTGTGAGATCTCCGGCTACGGCAAAGAGAAGGAGT TTGATGCGATGTACTCTAAGCGGGTGAAGAGGGGTCACGTGAGGTTGTGGCCTCAGGACCGCTGTGTCCCTAATGTCTTATCTGGGCGTCTGGTCACCTCCAACATGCTGTGTGCCGGGGACACCCGGGGTCTGGATGACGCCTGCAAG GGGGACTCTGGCGGTCCTCTCGTCTGTCCCAAGGATGGGAGGATGACTCTGATGGGGCTGATCAGCTGGGGAGATGGCTGTGGGAAGAAAGACACACCCGGGGTGTACACACGTGTTACACAATACACTGACTGGATCAGCAGCAAGAAACAGGAAACTGGCcagtaa
- the LOC115200284 gene encoding tissue-type plasminogen activator isoform X2, giving the protein MARVLGLLLLLSALCCSLADNVELRHTKRGTRYYKERCVDVQSAVVRGVGDTWLRWRGQRGERCTCASRGRQRCHYVPVITCYQSRCYNGGTCKEAVYSADYLCQCPPGFTGAQCEINTTEKCVVGQGKGYRGTWSISRTGSECINWNSTALRGKKFTAKRPEANSLGLGNHNYCRNPSDDTKPWCHVYKGTQIAWEYCTLSSCPADQSPAECVQGSGQTYRGTTAITKRGYSCLAWDSPLITHRFYNAWNSEARELGLGSHNFCRNPDGHSGPWCHIYRNMKLTWERCNITKCRRRPTTITTLGPRAPTTTNNNRGTCGQRADNNHSHPSFRILGGARQSDITEQPWQAAINVFRSTYKAHIFLCGGVLIDSCWVLSAAHCFEEGFKPEHLQVVLGQTFRKNSSSSDQIFEVEKYWTHEKYNEETFDNDIVLLKLKSDIGLCAVNSPEVMPACLPDPGLVLPDWTECEISGYGKEKEFDAMYSKRVKRGHVRLWPQDRCVPNVLSGRLVTSNMLCAGDTRGLDDACKGDSGGPLVCPKDGRMTLMGLISWGDGCGKKDTPGVYTRVTQYTDWISSKKQETGQ; this is encoded by the exons ATGGCCAGAGTATTGGGACTGCTGCTCCTCCTGTCAGCTCTCTGCTGCTCCCTAGCAGACAAT GTTGAGCTTCGTCACACCAAGAGAGGGACAAGATACTATAAAG AGCGGTGTGTGGATGTCCAGTCGGCTGTGGTGCGTGGTGTTGGGGACACGTGGTTGAGATGGAGGGGCCAGCGTGGGGAGCGCTGCACCTGTGCATCACGAGGACGACAGCGCTGTCACTATGTGCCAGTCATCA ccTGCTATCAGTCAAGGTGCTACAACGGGGGAACCTGTAAGGAGGCAGTCTACTCCGCTGACTACCTGTGCCAGTGTCCACCAGGCTTCACTGGGGCTCAGTGTGAGATCA aCACCACTGAGAAGTGTGTGGTGGGCCAGGGTAAAGGGTACCGTGGTACGTGGAGTATCAGTCGGACCGGCTCAGAGTGTATCAACTGGAACTCCACAGCCCTCAGAGGGAAGAAGTTCACAGCTAAGAGACCAGAGGCGAACAGCCTGGGGCTGGGAAACCACAACtactgcag GAATCCAAGCGATGATACTAAGCCATGGTGTCATGTCTACAAGGGAACCCAGATAGCCTGGGAGTACTGTACTCTCTCTAGCTGCCCTGCAG ACCAGAGCCCTGCGGAGTGTGTTCAGGGCTCAGGGCAGACGTACAGGGGGACGACGGCCATCACTAAGAGGGGCTACAGCTGTCTTGCCTGGGACTCACCTCTCATCACCCACAGGTTCTACAACGCATGGAACTCTGAGGCCAGAGAGCTGGGGCTAGGAAGTCACAACTTCTGCAG GAACCCAGATGGTCATTCCGGCCCCTGGTGTCACATCTACAGAAACATGAAGCTGACCTGGGAGCGCTGTAACATCACCAAATGCC GGAGGAGacctactaccatcactactctAGGCCCCCGggcccccaccaccaccaacaacaacagag GTACCTGTGGACAGCGTGCTGACAACAATCACAGTCACCCATCCTTCCGTATCCTGGGGGGGGCCCGGCAGAGTGACATCACAGAGCAGCCATGGCAGGCAGCAATCAACGTGTTCCGGTCCACATACAAAGCACACATCTTCCTGTGTGGAGGGGTCCTCATAGACTCCTGTTGGGTCCTCTCTGCTGCACACTGCTTCGAGGAGGG GTTTAAACCAGAGCATCTGCAAGTGGTTCTGGGTCAGACGTTTCGTAAGAACTCCTCCAGCAGTGACCAGATCTTTGAGGTGGAGAAGTACTGGACCCATGAGAAATACAACGAGGAAACCTTTGACAACGACATTG TCTTACTGAAGTTGAAGAGTGATATTGGCCTGTGTGCTGTGAACTCCCCGGAGGTCATGCCCGCCTGTCTGCCTGACCCAGGCCTGGTCCTGCCTGACTGGACTGAGTGTGAGATCTCCGGCTACGGCAAAGAGAAGGAGT TTGATGCGATGTACTCTAAGCGGGTGAAGAGGGGTCACGTGAGGTTGTGGCCTCAGGACCGCTGTGTCCCTAATGTCTTATCTGGGCGTCTGGTCACCTCCAACATGCTGTGTGCCGGGGACACCCGGGGTCTGGATGACGCCTGCAAG GGGGACTCTGGCGGTCCTCTCGTCTGTCCCAAGGATGGGAGGATGACTCTGATGGGGCTGATCAGCTGGGGAGATGGCTGTGGGAAGAAAGACACACCCGGGGTGTACACACGTGTTACACAATACACTGACTGGATCAGCAGCAAGAAACAGGAAACTGGCcagtaa